From Carassius carassius chromosome 15, fCarCar2.1, whole genome shotgun sequence:
TGGAACCAAATGTtttgcagaaagagagagaataaatTGTATATCTAAATGTTAGTCTTCATTTTTTAATCACATTGGAATTGAAACTGGGATTAAAAATGATCGGAATCGATAAGCAGGATTGGCACTGAATTGATTAAAcaaacgattcccaaccctagttCTCACACAGAATGAGTTCTGCAATATTTTCAGCCATGACACACAAATATGCAAAACGAAGCAAAACCTTATTAAATAACACAACCAATAACACAATTACAGTACATtcaagctatcaatttttacttatcatgtatatatattaaCTACTGACTTACCCCTGTCCATAAACGTCTGGGGTTGCCAGGGCAGCAGTGACAGCACCCACTATGGCTCCCAGAACCCCTGGCATTCCATGCAGGTTATGAATGCCACAAGTGTCCTGAATCTTCAGTTTCGATTCCAAAACCGGCTAAAAGAGCACAAAACAGCAACAAACGTGGTACTGAGGCTTCTTGTGGATGTTTATAGTTATGTGTCGGAGAAATGTGCGCTACTAACCGTGAGGTATTTGTATCCCAGTACTGAAATAGTTCCAGCGAGAAATCCCACGATCATAGAGCCGAAGGCagtcagcatcatttctccagctGTTCCCACAGCAACACCACCAGCCAGTGCAGCATTCTGGATGTGCACCTGAAAAAGACAGAAGCTTGTAGGAGGGTTTGTAATGTTGCAGTTTGTAATGTAATATCACAGATAGCCACAAGGGGGTGCTCACCATGTCCAGCTTGCCTTCGGGGTTGACTAGGGCGGAGAAAGCGAATGTAGCCAGTGTGCAGGCGGCCAGAGAGTAGTAAGTGTTCATGGCGGTTCTGTGTTGTGGGTCACCGTAGTTTGTAATGGCTGAGTTGAAGCTGGGCCAGAACATCCACAGATAGATGGTACCTGAGCAGAACCCAAGCTTTCGTGGATCAGAGAGCCCTGGTTGACCACAGGTTAGAATTTTTTAGGTGACTTACCGATCATGGCAAAGAGGTCAGAGTGGTAGACAGACGAGTTTCTGTGTTTGCTCTTGTCCAGGTTTGGCCTGTACAGCACACGGGTCACCACTAGGCCGAAGTAAGCACCAAATGTATGAATGGTCATGGATCCTCCAGCATCATTGGCCTAGAGATACCAGTAACATTTGAATTTGTACTCTGTTACGTTTACACTCATATATGTAAGAATATCAATATGCAGACTGCAGCTTATTTGTTTTTAGCTTATTAGTTTTCacagtggatttttattttagatattttattttatttttagaaggaaatgtaaatgtgaagTACTCAAATGTAATCTAGTAGAAATTGTTTTGTTAAAGTCTAAGGTGGAGCTGTAACTACTTACAGTATTATATGCACGTCTACATTTGGCAagaccaaaaaataaatgaaagacacATTTTACAAAGTAATCTGTACAGCTGATAATTTATAATGCCATTAGATGTAAAGAGAAACCAATTCATTTTCAATATACTCAGGATGCAGGATTTTTATAATAGTTTACAACAAGCTATACACTGTGATTATGATAGTAATACCATGAATTTGTCTTTATTATGCCTGTGGGAAATATTAGGGGTAATATTAGGGGCATAATATGTAAGAGATTTTGTAACAACCTGTATTGGTCAatactgaatatttaattgtGTATGCTGTATGTCATATGAAgcatttaaatttattaattttatttcatttaattttttaatgttttttttttgtatttataatttattccattacataaaaataattattgttttattcacCAGAATTTCAATATCGTTGCATCCCTATCAAACATgtatacaatattaaaaaaaattcgcaACTTATTCAAAAAATCAGGTGGAAAATCAGATTTAGTAACAATTAGCAAATCTGAAAATTCCAATGataatttttttgtgcttttgtagaTCCGACAGTGTGTTCACACTCACCCCAAGAATGGAAAGCAGGATGAACTCATTGACGGCGAACAATGTCACCTCGAAAATGGCCATAACAAGTAGTTGCACAGGACTCGTCTTCCCCAAAACGGCGCCAAAAGAGATCAGCACGGAACCAGTGCAGAAGTCTGCATTTATCATGCTGCAGAAAAGACATATTCACTGTAATTAAAAATACACTAGTGCATGTGTCTGTGAGGCAGGGGCTGCACAGTCTAGTCATCTGCTCAACTGCCACGTCCACTTGGTGGCACTACGTTCAGCTGTAATCTACTTTACACCCGAGGCCACAGCAGCAGCAAATGTGCACATACACCTAACACATACAGAAACATAACAAAGACATTATTTTATCTTACTGTTTTAGCTCTTTAATAACAGATCTTTATTGGCCACTACTGCTGTTAGCCTCCAGACATCACCAGTCTCTTTGAAATGCAAATTACTGGatgtaagaaacaaataaaatgacataaaagTCATATGTTGGGTTCAAGTTTTACCTAGTCACGCCAACATGGATTTTGCCATGGTGCATGCCGTGGAAAAAGCCCTGCATAAGTGTGGCCCACTGTAGGGAAAAGGCTGCGATGAGGAAGTTAAATCCGACGCTACTGAATCCATAACGTTGCAGAAACGTCATCAAGAACCCGAAGCCCACGAAGATCATGACATGAACATCCTGGAAACCTAAAAAACAAATCAGTTAGATGTTTTCCCTATTCTTTCCCCTCTCGTTCTcacagtttttcatttttaatagtaATCTCATAAACTGCAATTGCTCACTGATATGTGTGGGTGGACTGGTCACGtacagaatttattttttctgaCATGGGTACTTAGCAACACCATTCAGGGCCAATTTTACACTATGGGTATGCTCAACCTTTCATTAACCCGTGTTCTTCTCTCTGTAGAGCCATTCATTCACCCATTTCACTTCTTTTGACATAATTACACTGTTGCCAAGCAACTGGCCATTGACCTGGGCACCAATGCGGATGGCATGGGCCCTTTGGGCAAACTGTCCCACATACCTCTCACACTCACCCTTCTTTGGCAGCCCATAAATAAGTTTACAAGCTCAACTGTCACACACCTCTGAAATTGTTTCTCATGTCACACCTGTTGTTATGTGTCCTGCAGTTGAGCAATGACAATCAAAACAGATGCGACCACTCCCATAGAGGTAAAGATGCATATTGTTGAAGATTAGGGATCAAATACTGTACAGACAAGAAGTCTTTTACAAGTCAATAAaatctcttttctttgaagaGGATTTTCCCCTTTCTCTCTTTATCCTGTTAAACTTGATCAGTTAAGTTTGTGAAATCTGTCAGGATTTATGCCATTGCCAAGTCACTGTATATAATTCAAATGTAGGTGTGTCCTAGACTTGCAGTGCAGACATAACATGAAATGCAATAAAAGTAGTTAAGTGCTTAACACAAGTCTGGTGCTGAGGGCAGGTTTAGTGCAGATTGCATAGATTAAAGGACAAGATGAGGGTTTAGTAAAGCAAGGTGGTTGGGAAATCCAACTACAGTTTCCCAAGAAATGACAATTGCACAAAGACAAACCCAAAACAAACAATAAGAGagcaaattgtaaataaaatgtacatgtgCTTAACTTAAACCATTCAGACCACTCAGTTCGGCCAATGTTCGTCTGTAGTACAACCAATCAAACACGCTCCTCGGTTATCAAGTTACCCACGTGTGTTTTTACTGGTAAACTCAATAGATTTATACAtccatattattgttattacttaaTAATTACCCAGTTGCGTGATCGTATCAGATCCACAAATATGTTCTCAACAATGAGTTCTGATTATAAAATCCAGGCCTATTTTTACTAGCTTTCTACTTATAATTCATTCAAAAGTGTCACTTACTGGGATAACGGTAGTAGAACTCATTCTCATGATCATTTCTAGTAGCACTATGGGTTCTGTTTTCATTCCACAGCTTGGCATCAGTTTCATCGTTATACTCCACCAGCAGTCCAaagaggatgatgaggatgactTCCAAGATGATGCATAACAGCGGCAGCCGTAGCCTCATGTCAGTAGACTCAGCCATGGTGCTTCCCCTTTGCCAGTATCCTTTGCTCACTCTCTATCCCCTTTCCTCTTTCTGGAGCAGGGCACAGGCTCTGATGGGTCTGGAGGCAGAGTGCAAGAGAACATTAGCTGACACAACTCTTTTTATTGTTAGTTTTGCCACTTGTCATCTTAGTAACGCCCACCTGGTCTCTCAAGTCTACTGATTTGCAGCAGTTCTGGGCTCCTCCCTCATTTTTTTGCTCAGGAGATGCACGAGGTGTACATTTTTGGCCAATGAGAATATTCAAGTAAAATGTGAACAAATCTATTACAAATGAGTAGgggggtgtgacgagacacttatcccacgagaTACGGAATGAGACACAAGACTGGATTCACAAGTAGAGACAagatttagactttttttaaagaaatcctcaatgatgaaatatatagggTAAAATAGActgaaaaacaatgcaaaaaatgtaggtgcattttgaaatcaacttgtactttatgaaattaaacattgatttaaatacattttatgcagtaataaacaacatgtaaacacttCAGAAGGTTTTGCCACAAACTCAACTGACAAATTATAAAtggtataaaaaaacaaacaaataataaacgaCACAAATATCCTtttaaagtggaagtgaagcagtcagtcaagtttattatttagtaaactgatttccactttaataataaataaaaaaagatgtaataAACACGATTAAGGTATCCATGTAAAAGAATAAAGCaatggttcccaaactttttctgttttaattgttctgtattgctttattcagttaaaattttctcaactcctttttaattgttaaattaaatgttactaattgaaaagcatgtctaattaagtAAAATCATGAAacgtatacattttcacatcaatttattaaaagttaaaaattacaagtttagggccctatgaattttttttttattactgtattatttatatcattttattgttaccaaatttgGTTTTAGCATGtcttattatttgaatatataaaaaacttaattgattaatattatttttttcttaaagtagtcttatgaattttttttcttcagaaattctgtgttgtgtatttacatttttctgtttaccaaatgaagacataaaacattaattccatttattgaaaattaagcaattttatattgatttactattaaaattaatacatggaagaaatgttgtgtgattaatccttacaaaaaatgtatgtttCATTTTAGAAGTAGTAGAAGTAGttgtacattctactgaaaaataatttattttgacgggttgttgCTAATATCTTTACAGTTGTGTTATGTGacatgacgctagttttactcaaatcaaaaggtaaaaatgctcatgaagtgactctcagagcagttttggaaatgtttttcatgtgtttccttcctcatttagtgagatggcagatgctgaaatcactgcgAGCATCAGGCGCACTTCTGTGCATAGAAAATGAAACCCTGCGTAAGTGTAAATCCCTACTTTTGATTGATTAATCAATTCAAAGTTTGACAAAGTCTGTGACATTCCACTTCGCCTCAGTGTCTATTCTGAGATAACAACCTGCTGGATGTACATTGTTTCTTACTTAAAGCAGTGGGATTCAAACCAataaccttttgcgctgctaacacaatgctctacctcTGAGCCGCAGGAACACAGTAAACAGGAACAGTTTTTtcaaacacattccacaacagaCACATACATTTTGAATTGACAAGGACATGAACTCAAAACATTCAGTATTGGTactattggaatatattttaaaatgtaatttattccttttatgaatcacatgatcctttagaaatgattATAATATTCTGACTTAGTGCTCAGGAAACAtaatttttctcaaaaatatttttgGGGATTCTGCgaacaaaaaaagaatacaaatataatagatagttcaaaagaacagcatttatgttaactttctgtaacaatgtaaaagacaATTTAAAATGCCCTtccttaataaaagtattaacaatagttttactgaccccaaacatttgaatttacatttagtagtgcaaaatattattaaaaaaatacacgtAGGCAGGAGTAACACAAGAAAATGTATCAAATCAGTGACTTTGTCGAATCCAGCAAGCATCCCACTGGCTGGTTTAAACTGTTTCTAAATTTACAGGAATCATTTACACTGTAATGTTTATACAACACCGTTGATAAAGGCCTTCAAAGAAAAGCTATGAACCGGCTCTACGGCTGACAAGGGCAACttaaagagaaacatacaaaagagGGTTTAATCCCTCCTTGCACTCTTGTGGCTGAAGTATAAGAGGATGAGAAGTAATTCTACACGCTTtggaaacaaaataaacaaacaaaaaacttttaagtGTTACTTTTTGTGTGAATGAGTTACAAAGTCAAACATTTTACACAGATAAACCGATTCTAGTAATGTGAACTAATAAAGAAAAAAGGgtcaatttttatttcatgtggCCTTTAAAAAACTGACAAAACGTTAAAACAGCCTTGCGGAAAATAACTAAGAACTATTAAGGCACAGCTTTCTGGACTGCCCCGAAAGCTAAACCCATCAAGTGTCACTTTGATTCTTCCAGTCAACTGTGCTTGACCTTTGATCTCTTTCACCTCTGCTTTCATCTATGAGTAGTTTTAGAGCACTGGGTTCACAAACATCTGTGTGTGCAAGTCCTTTCTCAAATCTCACTTTTTGTCTTTCAGGTTCCAATGTTTCAAGCTCAGAAAAGGtgatttttctgtgtgtgtgctaATATGAAGTACACACTCTCCTATCTGAAGTGCTTTTGAAAGttgaattagaaaaaaataacattgaaaGCTCTCATGAACAAGACAAAGATTCTCCGTGTGAACCAGCACACTGTACACCAGGGAAATTCATGGTGCAGgaaaaatcaaatcaaacctGCTCTCCACTAAAGTCTATCAGTGCAAATGACAAAACTGAACAATTCTTAGGTGTTCAAAGGGATAAACTTGGTGGTAAAGGCCTGTAGCTAAAGCTGTACAAGATAGCGCCACTTCCAAGAGAATCTCTCCATGATCTACAAAGCTACTTCCCAGTGGGGTCTTCTGAAAGATCTTGAGATCCCGTACTTTGGGACTCCTTTGCATGCAGCTACATGCCCTGGTACACACATCCATTCATCATCTGTTACCATATGAGGGAaaacagttaactaaaactacaacCAGTGAACCGCTAAATGCCATTCAGACACTGAATGAAGGAATGCAGGGCTCGACATTGTCCGCTTGtccgggacaagtggattttgtgaaggggcaagtgaaagagaattttacTTGCCCAACTGGACAAGTAACctgattaaaattttaataacaaacaataactagggcAGCACCGAAACTTTGGAAAGAATTATTCcgattttattactttcagtgtaaTAATGGATAATGTATTGACAGTATCAAGGTCGCGTCAGCGGAGACTTGTGCAGCCTGTCTGACTCGTGGAGAAATCAAAACTATAAGCtcaacagcacacacaaagaaacatgaacaaacatactgcggcagaaaaaaagataaatattttatataatatatgtaacaTCGCACGACGAGGAGTGATGTTTTACCGACTTTCAGctcgattgcaaatgtgatattgattttatacaactttagttaaataaacaagtcatattaactgacttacattttagacacattatggATTGTTTTTGCTTCATTTCACTAACGAAAATAGTTCTAAACAAAACCAAAGCAGAACAGTCGCACATCTCCGAGAAACACTCAACAGTCTTTCATTACTAAATGGCTCAGCATTTTTGAACGAGTCAACGATTCAGtgagcagggctccagactgaaATCAAATTTTGCGACAATTTTTTTCTGCCGGTGTGACTCATTTTTGTGAGCGGTCACACTGGTGTGACCACCGCGTTGCCCAACTCATAAGCTCTTccatttctgttgcatttgagaAACATCAAACGGCAAGCGAaacaaaagtgaaactaaaactcgctactagaggtcgaccgatatatcggtcagccgacatatcgggccgatatttgtcattttttttatatatcggcatcggctaatatccgtgtttagtagcgccgatttaaagtcaggcacgttgCCGGGcggccccgtgttattggtgtggtggaaagtgctgctgccgcatgtgaagcaccccaaaccaaaacttttggaagattcaacaacagtcctgggagttgaaggtagtcagagaatttgactctgtaaatggggtggagaagttggcagctctcgcAAACACTGCAGTGTGATTGAGGgctccgttactccgccccgctcacagacagcaccgtgctcggagagacagctgtgctggagctgcccagaatggTGAATGACATCTGTTCGGAAGCATGGtatgatgcagacaataaccaggtttccatccaactcatttgtatttagggatgtcaatattcgataatttccacgatcgatcgtcgtttaaattaacgatcaattaataaccttaatactCAGAAAAGcgtctgcagtggtattattattatgtgcaaaagccacttggaaaaaaagctttctcacccgacttaaaggggttttagtctgaataaaatgctagtagcaggactctaaaatgaatagatgtg
This genomic window contains:
- the rhbg gene encoding ammonium transporter Rh type B; this translates as MAESTDMRLRLPLLCIILEVILIILFGLLVEYNDETDAKLWNENRTHSATRNDHENEFYYRYPSFQDVHVMIFVGFGFLMTFLQRYGFSSVGFNFLIAAFSLQWATLMQGFFHGMHHGKIHVGVTSMINADFCTGSVLISFGAVLGKTSPVQLLVMAIFEVTLFAVNEFILLSILGANDAGGSMTIHTFGAYFGLVVTRVLYRPNLDKSKHRNSSVYHSDLFAMIGTIYLWMFWPSFNSAITNYGDPQHRTAMNTYYSLAACTLATFAFSALVNPEGKLDMVHIQNAALAGGVAVGTAGEMMLTAFGSMIVGFLAGTISVLGYKYLTPVLESKLKIQDTCGIHNLHGMPGVLGAIVGAVTAALATPDVYGQGLQRVFADVETGQWNPQSKGGFQAISLAVTLGMALFGGLITGLILKLPIYGAPPDAQCFEDGVYWEVPGEEEDQHELYEVATPNEVEKLSS